The Lutibacter profundi genome includes a region encoding these proteins:
- a CDS encoding alpha/beta hydrolase family protein, whose product MKNKYVHIMFLFLFLGSLNAQSKKVVDTTHFKLVNYHTEDGGTIEASFFKGNKKLVVIFAHGAIFNKESWYFMAKKLQKEGVSSFCIDFRGYGKSKKGSTNKRSLDILGAINFLKEKGFNQIAIVGGSMGGAAVLNALNTKTDKVINKVILLAPAGGDGITSKSIKKLFVVSKNERLFTRVNKIYTESSKPKELKIFSGASHAQNMFRSEHREELINLILNFLNIPDY is encoded by the coding sequence ATGAAAAATAAATATGTACACATTATGTTTTTGTTCCTTTTTTTAGGAAGCTTAAATGCACAATCTAAAAAGGTTGTTGATACTACCCATTTTAAATTGGTGAATTATCATACTGAAGATGGAGGAACTATTGAGGCTTCATTCTTCAAAGGAAATAAAAAGCTTGTGGTTATTTTTGCTCATGGAGCAATTTTCAATAAAGAAAGTTGGTATTTTATGGCTAAAAAATTACAAAAAGAGGGTGTTTCGTCTTTTTGTATAGACTTTAGGGGGTATGGAAAAAGTAAAAAAGGAAGTACCAATAAACGCTCATTAGATATATTAGGAGCCATTAATTTTTTAAAAGAAAAAGGCTTTAATCAAATTGCAATTGTAGGAGGAAGTATGGGAGGTGCAGCAGTTTTAAATGCGCTAAATACAAAAACCGATAAAGTTATAAATAAAGTAATACTACTTGCACCTGCAGGTGGTGATGGAATTACAAGTAAGTCTATAAAAAAGTTATTTGTAGTTTCTAAAAATGAACGTCTTTTTACTCGTGTAAATAAAATATACACCGAATCAAGTAAGCCTAAAGAACTAAAAATATTCTCAGGAGCATCCCATGCCCAAAATATGTTTAGATCTGAGCATAGAGAAGAACTTATCAATCTCATTCTTAATTTTTTAAACATACCTGACTACTAG
- a CDS encoding YfaP family protein: protein MKIVFLQIMVAFTIVLLLNSCSKDKNNESDEPVLVGMDGNPRFNLQFTNPDNVDLDLYVKTPSGAIISYSSPQADGGTLDVDCLCSDCPQGPTENIYWTNGSAPSGTYEYWVNYYDYCESEGAQSSFTLRVIQNGVVKGTKTGTMSVVDSDTEHWTFVQ, encoded by the coding sequence ATGAAAATTGTTTTTTTACAAATTATGGTCGCCTTTACTATTGTTCTTTTACTAAATTCTTGTAGTAAAGACAAAAACAATGAATCTGATGAGCCTGTTTTGGTTGGTATGGATGGAAACCCTAGATTTAATTTACAATTTACAAATCCCGACAATGTTGATTTAGATTTGTATGTTAAAACTCCTAGCGGAGCCATCATTTCTTATTCAAGTCCACAGGCAGATGGTGGCACATTGGATGTTGACTGTTTATGCTCGGATTGTCCTCAAGGGCCTACTGAAAATATTTATTGGACAAATGGTAGCGCTCCATCTGGAACCTATGAATATTGGGTTAATTATTATGACTATTGTGAATCTGAAGGTGCTCAGTCTAGCTTTACATTAAGAGTAATTCAAAATGGAGTTGTAAAAGGCACAAAAACTGGAACGATGAGTGTTGTTGATAGCGATACTGAACATTGGACTTTTGTACAATAA
- a CDS encoding hydroxymethylglutaryl-CoA lyase, translating into MQSVKIIECPRDAMQGIKSHFIPTEAKVQYINALLRVGFDTIDFGSFVSPKAIPQMRDTAEVLTKLDLSNTESKLLAIVANVRGGEDASQFEEINYLGYPFSISENFQMRNTGKTIAQSIAILDKLLNISVKTNKEVVAYLSMGFGNPYGDPWNVEIVSDWTDKLSKMGITILSLSDTVGSSTPQIIDYLFSNLIPAYPNIEFGAHLHTTPSTWFEKVDAAFKAGCSRFDGAIKGYGGCPMAKDELTGNMPTEKLFSYFQQQKAFTGINAMSFESAYNEALKIFNVI; encoded by the coding sequence ATGCAAAGTGTGAAAATTATAGAATGTCCAAGAGATGCTATGCAAGGTATAAAATCACATTTTATACCTACTGAAGCCAAGGTTCAATACATTAATGCGTTATTGAGAGTTGGTTTTGATACTATTGATTTTGGAAGTTTTGTTTCTCCAAAAGCCATTCCTCAAATGCGTGATACGGCAGAGGTACTTACCAAATTAGATTTAAGTAATACAGAGAGCAAATTATTGGCAATTGTTGCAAACGTTAGAGGTGGTGAAGATGCTTCGCAATTTGAAGAAATAAATTATTTAGGATACCCTTTTTCTATTTCAGAAAATTTTCAAATGCGTAATACTGGTAAAACAATAGCGCAATCGATAGCAATTTTAGATAAACTTTTAAATATCTCAGTTAAAACCAATAAAGAAGTTGTAGCTTACTTATCTATGGGCTTTGGAAATCCTTATGGTGACCCTTGGAATGTTGAAATTGTATCTGATTGGACTGATAAACTATCAAAAATGGGTATTACCATTTTATCATTATCAGATACAGTAGGTAGCTCTACACCACAAATTATTGACTATTTGTTTTCAAATTTAATTCCAGCTTATCCAAATATAGAGTTTGGAGCCCATTTACATACAACACCATCAACTTGGTTTGAAAAAGTTGATGCTGCGTTTAAAGCAGGATGTAGCAGATTTGATGGTGCAATTAAAGGTTATGGTGGTTGCCCTATGGCTAAAGATGAACTCACGGGAAATATGCCAACCGAAAAATTATTTTCTTATTTCCAACAGCAAAAGGCTTTTACAGGAATTAATGCTATGAGTTTTGAAAGCGCCTACAATGAGGCTTTAAAGATTTTTAACGTTATTTAA
- a CDS encoding LysE family translocator: MNYEILISFIGASMLLTIMPGPDIIYVLVQSITNGKKYGIVTALGLVSGILIHTSLVAFGVSAILKQSENLYFTIKLFGAFYLIYLAFQTYKSADEIFLDSEVKKKNLRNLYKQGFIMNVLNPKVSIFFLAFFPGFLYSTTQNTVIQFYVLGILFMFQALLIFSMVSFLSGYFASYLKNHPTFNTKLKWFKILIFVAIAIFIVLS; the protein is encoded by the coding sequence TTGAATTACGAAATCCTTATATCATTTATTGGAGCTTCAATGCTGTTGACAATAATGCCTGGGCCAGATATTATTTATGTATTAGTTCAAAGTATTACTAATGGAAAAAAATATGGAATAGTTACTGCACTTGGTCTTGTGTCAGGAATTCTAATTCACACATCTTTAGTTGCTTTTGGGGTTTCAGCAATACTAAAACAATCTGAAAATTTATATTTTACAATCAAATTGTTTGGCGCTTTTTACTTAATATATTTAGCATTTCAAACCTATAAATCTGCAGATGAAATTTTTTTAGATTCAGAAGTAAAAAAGAAAAATTTAAGAAATTTGTATAAGCAAGGTTTTATAATGAACGTTTTAAACCCTAAAGTTTCTATCTTCTTTTTAGCCTTTTTTCCAGGATTTTTATACAGTACTACACAAAATACAGTAATTCAATTTTATGTATTAGGAATCTTATTTATGTTTCAAGCTTTATTAATTTTTTCAATGGTTTCTTTTCTGTCAGGCTATTTTGCTTCCTATTTAAAAAATCATCCAACTTTTAATACAAAGCTAAAATGGTTTAAAATTTTAATCTTTGTTGCAATTGCTATTTTTATAGTATTGTCTTAA